The following proteins come from a genomic window of Nostoc sp. TCL26-01:
- a CDS encoding FHA domain-containing protein: MTANLKDREMERRLSLYQVFVSLYERHSNLLNEILQLDNIYQPSLHSVKPRYVQGVVDDSAIYVVTNLCENQTQTLQQSQHIWTIGRDRHNGIYTGDKHLSRCHAAIQYIENQGFYLVDFKSKNGSFVNGERVYQSILLKDGDRIRLGSLTCDFFLNYKCRTLPQVANDFLAQAIPEQTICASANLDETVQITLDFNYIESLKCEHNDLSLEKKSAILDRLFQRNTSLKPG; the protein is encoded by the coding sequence ATGACAGCTAATTTAAAAGATCGAGAAATGGAAAGACGGTTAAGTTTATATCAGGTATTTGTTTCCTTGTATGAGAGACATAGTAATCTGCTGAATGAAATTCTTCAGTTAGATAACATATATCAACCATCTTTGCATAGTGTGAAACCGCGTTACGTTCAAGGTGTTGTTGATGATTCAGCTATTTATGTCGTCACTAACCTCTGTGAAAATCAGACACAAACGTTACAACAATCGCAGCATATTTGGACGATAGGACGCGATCGCCACAATGGGATTTATACTGGTGATAAACATTTATCTCGTTGCCATGCTGCGATACAGTATATTGAAAACCAGGGGTTTTACCTAGTTGATTTCAAAAGTAAAAATGGTTCTTTTGTCAACGGCGAACGAGTATATCAATCCATCCTACTAAAAGATGGCGATCGCATCCGATTGGGAAGTCTGACTTGCGATTTTTTCCTCAATTATAAATGTCGGACATTACCACAAGTCGCCAATGATTTTTTAGCACAAGCAATCCCTGAGCAGACAATTTGTGCAAGTGCAAATTTAGATGAGACTGTACAAATTACTCTAGATTTTAATTACATCGAAAGTCTCAAATGTGAACATAATGATTTGAGCTTAGAAAAAAAATCAGCTATTTTAGATCGTCTCTTTCAAAGAAACACATCATTAAAACCAGGCTAA
- a CDS encoding serine/threonine-protein kinase yields MSYCINPTCPNPENVAYSQRCDTCGSRLILRDRYRVQKPLGQGGFGATFLAYDEVLPGEPSCVIKQLRPSGTAPHFLQMARELFEREAKTLGRIGNHPQVPRLLDYFEEQEQFYLVQEYISGSTLQQEVKLNGTFSEAGVKQFLSEILPLLQYIHEQKVIHRDIKPANLIRRSQDARMVLIDFGAVKNQVNQALTGQSGQTALTAYAIGTPGFASPEQMAMRPVYASDIYALGVTCVYLLTGKTPKDLDYNPTTGEVIWEHLVLASDHLISVLRKMLEVSVRNRYQSAKDVLKALEIEPYLESLAQGLLVKSDKEQISNRTEDSAVLCSNPAATATGVGMAQVAAAIRARRAKIVEGTRLDVGRSPALPNSNSNGNSSQIQQSKIGRRLDTQSFLKAYLKGRRDFALHNLNLLNLQGADLSDTNFHSSQLQNTNLQGANLHNSDFGRASLTHANLKDTNLTKAYFNHADLEGADLRGADLSYAYLSNANLRGANLCGANLTGAKITDEQLALAKTNWMTVRPNGKRGLLS; encoded by the coding sequence ATGAGCTACTGTATAAATCCTACCTGTCCAAATCCAGAAAATGTAGCATACAGCCAAAGGTGTGACACTTGTGGCTCGCGCTTGATTTTGCGCGATCGCTATCGAGTGCAAAAGCCATTAGGTCAGGGTGGCTTTGGTGCAACCTTCTTAGCCTATGATGAAGTTCTTCCGGGAGAACCCAGTTGTGTGATCAAGCAACTACGCCCTTCAGGTACAGCACCACATTTTTTGCAAATGGCGCGAGAACTTTTTGAGCGAGAAGCTAAAACCTTGGGCAGAATTGGTAATCATCCCCAAGTACCAAGATTATTAGACTATTTTGAGGAGCAGGAGCAATTCTACTTAGTTCAAGAATATATTAGTGGTTCTACGTTACAACAAGAAGTTAAACTCAATGGCACATTTAGCGAAGCTGGTGTCAAGCAATTCTTAAGTGAAATTCTTCCCTTATTGCAATACATCCATGAACAAAAAGTTATTCACCGTGATATCAAACCCGCTAACTTAATTCGCCGTTCTCAAGATGCCAGAATGGTACTGATTGACTTTGGTGCAGTTAAAAATCAAGTTAACCAAGCTCTGACCGGGCAATCAGGACAGACAGCATTGACGGCCTATGCAATTGGTACTCCTGGTTTTGCATCCCCAGAACAAATGGCAATGCGTCCAGTCTATGCTAGTGATATTTACGCACTAGGAGTAACTTGCGTTTATCTACTGACAGGCAAAACACCTAAAGATTTAGATTATAATCCCACCACAGGCGAAGTAATATGGGAACACTTGGTACTAGCCAGTGATCATTTAATTAGTGTGTTGCGGAAAATGTTAGAAGTCTCAGTCCGCAATCGCTACCAGTCTGCCAAGGACGTACTCAAAGCTTTAGAAATAGAGCCGTATCTAGAAAGTTTAGCTCAAGGATTATTAGTTAAATCGGATAAAGAGCAAATTTCTAACCGCACGGAAGATTCTGCGGTTTTATGTAGTAATCCTGCGGCGACAGCCACTGGTGTTGGTATGGCACAGGTAGCAGCAGCAATTCGAGCCAGAAGAGCCAAAATTGTAGAAGGCACTCGCTTAGATGTCGGTAGATCGCCAGCTTTACCTAACAGCAACAGTAATGGCAATAGCTCACAAATTCAACAATCTAAAATTGGACGTAGACTCGATACCCAATCTTTTCTCAAAGCCTATCTTAAAGGAAGACGTGATTTTGCTCTGCACAATTTAAACTTGCTTAACCTCCAAGGTGCTGATTTATCAGACACAAATTTCCATTCTTCTCAACTACAAAATACTAATCTTCAAGGAGCTAATCTCCACAATAGTGATTTTGGTAGAGCTAGCCTGACACACGCCAATCTTAAAGATACTAATTTGACAAAAGCTTACTTCAATCATGCCGATTTAGAAGGAGCAGACTTACGTGGTGCAGACCTTAGTTATGCTTATCTCAGTAATGCTAATCTCCGGGGAGCTAATTTATGTGGTGCTAATCTCACAGGCGCAAAAATTACTGATGAGCAATTAGCATTGGCTAAAACCAATTGGATGACAGTCCGTCCTAATGGTAAACGGGGTTTGTTGTCATGA
- the hemL gene encoding glutamate-1-semialdehyde 2,1-aminomutase: protein MVNTSIKTTKSQEIFASAQSLMPGGVSSPVRAFKSVGGQPIVFDSVKGAYIWDVDGNQYIDYVGTWGPAICGHAHPEVIKALHEALEKGTSFGAPSALENVLAEMVIAAVPSIEMVRFVNSGTEACMAVLRLMRAFTNREKVIKFEGCYHGHADMFLVKAGSGVATLGLPDSPGVPKSATSSTLTAPYNDLEAVKALFAENHDQIAGVILEPVVGNAGFITPDAGFLEGLRELTHEHGALLVFDEVMTGFRIAYGGAQEKFGITPDLTTLGKVIGGGLPVGAYGGRRDIMSMIAPAGPVYQAGTLSGNPLAMTAGIKTLELLQKPGTYEYLERVTKKLADGLLQVAHETGHAACGGHISAMFGLFFTSGPVHNYEDAKKSDTSKFGRFHRGMLERGVYLAPSQFEAGFTSLAHTEEDIDQTLAIAQDVLSSL from the coding sequence TTGGTAAACACTTCAATTAAAACCACTAAATCACAAGAAATCTTTGCCTCAGCCCAAAGCCTGATGCCAGGTGGAGTTAGTTCTCCAGTTCGGGCCTTCAAATCTGTAGGTGGACAACCCATCGTCTTTGACAGTGTCAAAGGAGCATATATTTGGGATGTAGACGGCAACCAATATATTGACTATGTTGGTACTTGGGGACCTGCTATTTGCGGTCACGCCCATCCGGAAGTCATTAAGGCGCTGCATGAAGCTTTAGAAAAAGGTACTAGCTTTGGTGCGCCTTCAGCCTTAGAAAATGTCTTGGCCGAAATGGTCATCGCTGCGGTTCCCAGCATCGAAATGGTCAGATTTGTCAACTCAGGTACAGAAGCTTGTATGGCTGTGTTGCGCCTAATGCGAGCTTTTACCAACCGGGAAAAAGTCATCAAGTTTGAAGGCTGTTATCACGGTCACGCTGATATGTTCCTCGTCAAAGCTGGTTCTGGTGTAGCCACACTGGGTTTACCTGATTCCCCTGGTGTACCGAAATCGGCAACTAGCAGCACTCTGACAGCTCCTTATAATGATTTGGAAGCTGTGAAAGCTTTATTTGCAGAAAACCACGATCAGATTGCAGGTGTGATTTTAGAACCTGTTGTGGGAAATGCTGGGTTTATTACTCCCGATGCCGGATTTTTGGAAGGTTTACGGGAACTAACTCACGAGCATGGTGCTTTACTCGTGTTTGATGAAGTGATGACTGGTTTCCGCATTGCCTATGGTGGCGCTCAAGAAAAATTTGGCATCACACCCGATTTGACAACTTTAGGTAAGGTGATTGGTGGTGGTTTACCAGTGGGAGCCTATGGTGGTCGTCGAGATATTATGTCAATGATTGCTCCGGCTGGGCCTGTCTATCAAGCTGGGACGCTTTCGGGTAATCCTTTAGCAATGACAGCTGGGATTAAAACCCTAGAATTGTTGCAAAAACCCGGTACTTATGAGTATTTGGAGCGCGTGACGAAAAAGCTAGCAGATGGTTTACTGCAAGTTGCTCATGAAACAGGTCATGCTGCTTGTGGTGGTCATATTAGTGCGATGTTTGGGTTATTCTTCACATCTGGCCCTGTGCATAATTACGAAGATGCTAAAAAGTCAGATACATCTAAATTTGGTCGCTTCCATCGGGGAATGTTAGAGCGCGGTGTTTACCTTGCACCTTCCCAATTTGAAGCTGGTTTTACTTCTTTGGCACATACTGAAGAAGATATTGACCAAACTTTAGCGATCGCCCAAGATGTACTATCAAGTTTGTGA
- a CDS encoding metallothionein has translation MTTVTQLKCACPKCLCIVSVEDAINKDGKYYCSEGCAEGHQTLKGCHHQGCEC, from the coding sequence ATGACAACTGTAACCCAACTAAAATGCGCTTGTCCAAAATGCCTGTGTATTGTGTCTGTAGAAGATGCCATTAATAAGGATGGTAAATACTACTGTTCTGAAGGTTGTGCAGAAGGTCATCAAACCCTCAAAGGTTGTCATCATCAAGGGTGTGAATGTTAA